The Candidatus Arthromitus sp. SFB-mouse-Japan genome includes a region encoding these proteins:
- a CDS encoding NAD(+) synthase gives MNFLRVSASSINTKVCDISHNVSNIKKCINKALNDKSKLIVFPELSITSYSCFDMFLKRTTLEKSYEGIKEILDFSNNKDILIIIGSIFEYNNLLFNSAFVVHKGRILGIIPKTYLPNYQEFYEKRYFSEGFIKCIEVSFMGDKTYFGTDILFCYKDIKIGIEICEDLWAPIPNSSYLAINGANIICNLSASNETSFKHEYRKNLIKYHSYKINAAYIYANSSPSESTTDIVFSSYNAIYENGELIKESNRFLFENTVCSGLIDIEYLNTSRINNITFRDSFKYYKRDIKIINIPFDDISYGEFDKKIKLNPFIYENHEKNKELFEEIFIMQKCSLEKRLSHINSYKIILGISGGLDSTLALISSYNAFNLMNIDIKNIIAVTMPGFGTSNKTKNNAINLCKELNVTLKSIDITKSVKQHFKDINHNENIFDITYENSQARERTQILMDLSNKEGAILLGTGDLSEIALGFSTYNGDHMSMYNINSSIPKTLIKHLLKHYYENYPISDNIKKILIDIINTPISPELLPTDSNDKILQETENIVGPYELHDFFIYHFMKHNASFNKIEFLALNAFKDIYPNDIIKNSLNIFIKRFFQNQFKRSAMPDGPKITEISLSPRGDFKMSSDSSYNSFIN, from the coding sequence ATGAATTTTTTAAGAGTTAGTGCATCGAGTATAAATACAAAGGTATGCGATATTTCTCACAATGTGTCAAATATTAAAAAATGCATAAATAAAGCATTAAATGATAAATCAAAACTCATTGTATTCCCAGAGCTCTCAATAACATCCTACTCTTGTTTTGATATGTTCCTAAAAAGAACTACTCTCGAAAAAAGCTATGAAGGTATCAAAGAAATCTTAGATTTTTCAAATAATAAGGATATTTTAATTATTATTGGAAGCATTTTTGAATACAATAATTTGCTCTTCAACTCAGCATTTGTGGTACACAAAGGAAGAATTCTCGGTATTATCCCAAAAACATATCTCCCAAACTATCAAGAATTTTATGAAAAAAGATATTTTTCAGAAGGCTTTATAAAATGCATAGAAGTTTCATTCATGGGCGATAAAACATACTTCGGAACCGATATTTTATTTTGTTATAAAGATATTAAAATAGGAATTGAAATTTGCGAGGATCTATGGGCTCCAATACCAAATAGCTCATATCTTGCAATAAATGGAGCAAACATAATATGTAATCTATCTGCATCAAATGAAACAAGCTTCAAACATGAATATAGAAAAAACCTGATTAAATATCATAGTTACAAAATAAATGCAGCATACATATATGCAAATTCAAGCCCATCTGAATCAACAACAGATATTGTATTTTCATCTTATAACGCCATATATGAAAATGGTGAGCTAATTAAAGAAAGTAATAGATTTTTATTTGAGAACACTGTATGCTCAGGATTAATAGATATAGAATACCTAAACACTAGTAGAATTAATAACATAACATTTAGAGATTCATTTAAATATTACAAGCGAGATATTAAAATAATTAATATCCCATTTGACGATATTTCATATGGAGAATTTGATAAAAAAATAAAATTAAACCCGTTTATATATGAGAATCATGAAAAGAATAAAGAATTATTTGAAGAGATATTTATTATGCAAAAATGCTCACTTGAAAAGAGATTGTCTCACATAAATAGTTATAAAATTATACTTGGAATAAGTGGGGGATTAGACTCAACCCTTGCACTTATATCATCATATAACGCATTTAATCTCATGAACATAGATATCAAAAATATAATAGCTGTGACAATGCCAGGATTTGGAACATCAAATAAAACTAAAAATAACGCAATAAATCTATGCAAAGAATTAAATGTTACATTAAAATCTATAGATATAACAAAATCAGTTAAACAACACTTTAAAGATATTAATCATAATGAAAATATTTTTGATATAACTTACGAAAATTCACAGGCAAGAGAAAGAACACAAATTCTCATGGATTTATCAAATAAAGAAGGTGCAATACTTTTAGGTACAGGAGATCTATCTGAAATAGCTTTGGGATTTTCGACCTATAATGGAGATCACATGAGTATGTACAACATAAATTCATCTATTCCAAAAACATTAATAAAACATTTATTAAAACATTATTATGAAAATTATCCAATATCTGACAATATAAAAAAAATACTCATAGATATCATAAACACTCCGATATCACCAGAACTTCTTCCTACAGATAGCAATGATAAAATTTTACAAGAAACTGAGAACATCGTAGGTCCATATGAATTACATGACTTTTTCATATACCACTTTATGAAACACAATGCCTCATTTAATAAAATAGAATTTTTAGCTCTAAATGCATTTAAAGACATCTATCCTAACGATATCATAAAAAATTCATTAAATATTTTTATAAAAAGATTTTTTCAAAATCAATTTAAGAGATCAGCCATGCCTGATGGTCCAAAAATAACTGAAATATCACTCTCTCCAAGAGGAGATTTTAAGATGAGTTCAGACTCTTCATATAATTCTTTTATAAACTAA
- a CDS encoding MATE family efflux transporter, with the protein MKRMDLLNDDLKKIFIRYLIPGILSSLAISLYIFVDTMFVGIGVGRDGLTALNVTVPLFTLFTSINLCIGIGGSNILSLNKASGGKDSNKIFTIAFLFTIMIGIIISVLGVVFTDQIGKVLGATPDISYLFRDYFRILVGFTWAFLISGVLGCFIRNDGAPKLVMTATVVANITNVVLDYIFIFEWNLGIKGAVIATVISPIVNILILSTYFFKKNSNIKLCKVRFDFRLLSRILNNGFGTFLLEMSRGISIFIFNNILVRLGGNIYVASYGIILNVSYVIICIFSGIAQSIQPIVSMNYGHNSIKRTKTVFRYGFITSIFIGVSSFLIALMFSENISSLFINNDFELLSITIYGMKIYFIGCIFMAFNIVTIYFFQSINQSQKSILISLCSGILFIILGFLILIPILKINGVWFVYPFSEFLGCIVCLLIIKRTNIENKKELIL; encoded by the coding sequence ATGAAAAGGATGGATCTTTTAAATGACGATTTAAAAAAAATATTTATTAGATATTTGATACCAGGAATTCTTTCCTCTTTGGCAATCTCTCTTTATATATTTGTTGATACTATGTTTGTGGGAATAGGGGTTGGTAGAGATGGTCTTACTGCTCTTAATGTTACAGTACCTCTTTTTACTTTATTTACATCGATCAATTTATGTATAGGAATAGGTGGATCAAATATACTTTCTTTGAATAAGGCAAGTGGTGGAAAAGACAGTAACAAAATATTTACTATTGCATTCCTATTTACAATTATGATAGGAATTATCATATCTGTTTTAGGTGTTGTATTTACTGATCAAATAGGTAAAGTTTTGGGAGCTACACCTGATATTAGTTATTTATTTAGGGATTATTTTAGAATACTTGTAGGATTTACTTGGGCATTTTTAATATCGGGAGTACTTGGATGTTTTATAAGAAATGATGGTGCACCAAAGCTTGTTATGACTGCAACAGTAGTTGCAAATATTACGAATGTAGTTTTAGATTATATATTTATTTTTGAGTGGAATTTGGGTATTAAAGGAGCTGTTATAGCGACTGTAATTTCCCCCATTGTGAATATATTGATATTGAGTACTTATTTTTTTAAAAAGAATAGTAATATAAAATTGTGTAAGGTTAGATTTGATTTTAGGTTATTATCTAGAATTTTAAATAATGGATTTGGAACATTTCTTTTAGAGATGAGCAGAGGAATTAGTATATTTATATTTAATAATATACTTGTAAGATTGGGAGGTAATATATATGTTGCATCTTATGGGATAATATTAAATGTATCATATGTTATAATTTGTATATTTTCAGGTATAGCGCAAAGTATACAACCTATAGTGAGTATGAATTATGGACATAATTCAATTAAGAGAACTAAAACAGTATTTAGATATGGCTTTATAACATCTATTTTTATAGGAGTATCGTCTTTTTTAATTGCACTTATGTTTTCGGAAAATATCTCATCTTTATTTATAAATAATGATTTTGAACTTCTATCTATAACAATTTATGGGATGAAGATTTATTTTATAGGATGCATCTTTATGGCATTTAATATTGTAACTATTTATTTTTTCCAGTCTATAAATCAATCGCAAAAATCTATATTAATTTCATTATGCTCAGGAATACTTTTCATAATACTAGGGTTTTTAATTTTGATTCCTATATTAAAAATAAATGGAGTTTGGTTTGTATATCCATTTTCAGAATTTTTAGGATGTATTGTATGTTTGTTAATTATAAAAAGAACAAATATTGAAAACAAAAAGGAGCTTATATTATAA
- a CDS encoding ArsR/SmtB family transcription factor — protein sequence MIIANIKEVAEILRVLSNENRLNIVCYLLERPMTVSELHSKLNHVTQSALSQHLSTLKAHKILVSNKSGLAITYSINDQNLGKLIQVLKENYGY from the coding sequence ATGATTATCGCAAATATTAAAGAAGTAGCAGAAATTTTAAGGGTCTTATCTAATGAAAATAGACTCAATATAGTTTGTTATCTTCTAGAAAGACCAATGACAGTAAGTGAACTTCATAGTAAACTAAATCATGTAACCCAATCGGCATTATCTCAGCATTTATCAACTTTAAAGGCGCATAAAATATTAGTTTCTAATAAATCAGGACTTGCGATTACATACTCGATAAATGACCAAAATTTAGGAAAATTAATACAGGTATTAAAGGAAAATTATGGATATTAA
- a CDS encoding N-acetylmuramoyl-L-alanine amidase family protein — translation MKKGILIASFIIIILGFIFIFKYFNRGKLGQVISKRIIVIDAGHGGVDTGSIGYSNTLEKDVTLNISLKLGQKLEENGFDIYYTREEDVSLGDSEFYDLNSRIKIINNLKPDVFLSIHLNGSEYESARGVETYTRSLDNKSYLLGECIQDELSSIEYTTDRGVKTTKDRRLAILNRTKYVGVLLELGFITNESDEEYLISVSGQDIIVGCIVSGILDYFNKIQ, via the coding sequence ATGAAAAAGGGGATCTTAATAGCATCATTTATTATTATAATTTTGGGTTTCATATTCATCTTTAAATATTTTAATAGAGGGAAATTAGGGCAGGTTATATCAAAGAGAATAATAGTTATCGATGCAGGACATGGTGGTGTTGATACTGGATCTATAGGATATAGTAATACACTTGAGAAGGATGTAACGCTTAATATTTCATTAAAGCTTGGTCAAAAGCTTGAGGAAAATGGATTTGATATTTATTACACTAGAGAGGAGGATGTTTCTTTGGGAGATAGCGAGTTTTATGATTTAAATAGTAGGATTAAAATTATAAATAATTTGAAGCCAGATGTATTTTTATCCATACATTTAAATGGGAGTGAGTACGAAAGTGCTAGGGGAGTTGAAACCTATACCAGATCATTAGATAATAAAAGTTATCTTCTTGGTGAGTGTATACAGGATGAACTATCTTCTATAGAGTATACAACAGATAGAGGAGTTAAAACAACTAAGGATAGAAGGCTTGCTATTTTAAATAGAACAAAATATGTGGGAGTATTACTTGAACTTGGATTTATAACTAATGAAAGTGATGAGGAATATTTAATTTCAGTAAGTGGACAAGATATTATAGTTGGTTGTATAGTATCCGGAATTTTGGATTATTTCAATAAAATTCAATAG